Genomic segment of Mucilaginibacter sabulilitoris:
GCGATTATCCCACCGTTACCCAGCTCAACGGCGAGGCGACCAAACTACAGCAGAAAGAGCCGGCAGCTATAGCCCGGCTTATTAGCTGGGCAGAGAACACCCCACCCAAACCCTCCCCAAAGGAGAGGGCTTTTGAAAAGCCAAATGATCAGAAAGTCTCCCCTTCCGGGGGCGATTTAGAGGGGGTCGTGCTCGGCATCACCGGTACTGGCGGTTCTGGCAAATCGTCGCTGGTTGATGAAATTGTACGCCGTTTTCTGCTGGCTACCGATAAAACACTGGCTATTATCTCCGTAGACCCATCCAAGCGCAAAACCGGCGGGGCACTCCTTGGCGACCGTATCCGCATGAACGCAATTAATAACCCGCGGGTGTATATGCGCTCGCTGGCCACGCGGCAGGCCAACCTGGCCCTGTCAAAACACGTGCAGGAGAGTATTGATATATGTAAAACTGCCGAGTTCGATCTCATCATTGTAGAAACCTCGGGCATCGGCCAGTCGGACACCATGATCACCGACTACTGCGATGTTTCCCTCTATGTGATGACACCCGAATTTGGCGCCGCTACCCAGCTCGAAAAGATAGACATGCTCGACTTTGCCGACCTCGTGGCCCTCAACAAATACGACAAACGCGGCGCCCTCGATGCCCTGCGCGATGTACGCAAGCAATACAAACGCAATCACCAACTGTTTACCGCTAATGATGATGACCTGCCAGTGTACGGCACTATGGCTTCGCAGTTTAATGACCCAGGTATGAATACGCTGTTCGCCGCCATCATGAAAACCATCAAAGCCAAAACCGGGGTGGATTTATTGGAACGGGGTTCGGGGAGTGTGGAACGGGTGCCGGCAGGTGAAGAACCCGAGAAAATATACATCATCCCCCCCGACCGTAACCGCTACCTAGCCGAAATTGCCGAAAGCAGCAAGGCTTACGATGAGTGGGTGAACGAGCAATGTAAAATTGCCCAACAGTTATTCCAGGTAAATGGAGTGATGGAATTGATGGGCCTCACCCCGGCTCTCTCCAAAGGAGAGGGAGTACAGAAAGTCGCCCCCATTGGGGGAGATTTAGAGGGGGTTCTTAAAGCTCTCCAAGCCCAGTTTCACCCCGACTGCAAACGACTGCTACGCGAATGGCCCGAAACCGTTAAGAAATACAAGGCCGAAAACTTTATTTATAAAGTACGCGATAAGGAGATTAAACAACCCCTGTATTATACCTCGCTGTCGCAATTGCAGATACCCAAAATAGCGCTACCCCGGTACCAAGCCTGGGGCGATGTACTGCGCTGGCTGCTTACTGAGAACGTTCCGGGCGAGTTCCCTTACGCTGCGGGGGTGTTTCCGCTGAAACGTGAGGGCGAAGACCCTACCCGCATGTTTGCCGGCGAGGGCGGGCCCGAGCGCACCAATAAGCGTTTTCATTATGTGTCGCTCGGTCAGCCAGCGCACCGGTTATCTACCGCCTTTGATTCGGTTACCCTCTATGGTGAAGACCCACACATACGCCCCGATATTTATGGTAAAATAGGCAACTCCGGCGTAAGCATCGCCACGCTTGATGACGCTAAAAAACTATATTCCGGATTCGACCTGTGTGACGCGTCCACCTCCGTATCTATGACTATCAACGGCCCGGCCCCGATGCTGCTTGGCTTTTTCATGAACGCCGCTATTGACCAGCAATGCGAAAAATATATTACCGAGCATAAACTGGAACATTTGGTGGAAGCAAAGTTTAAAGAGTTATATAATGATAGGGGGTTGGAGCGGCCGAAGTATAATGGCCTCACCCCGGCCCTCTCCAAAGGAGAGAGAGTAGTTTTGCAAATCGAAGGAGTTAAAAAAAGAGGTTACGAAACTGCTGATCCTGCTTTGTGGGGGGCTTTACCCACCGGCAACAACGGCTTAGGCTTAATGTTATTAGGTTTAACCGGCGATCAGGTATTGCCTGCTGATGTTTATGAAAAGATAAAAGCGTATGCCATATCAACCGTTCGGGGTACGGTACAGGCCGATATCCTGAAGGAAGATCAGGCGCAAAACACCTGCATTTTCTCTACCGAATTTGCCCTGCGCATGATGGGCGATATGCAGCAGTATTTTATCAGCGAAAAGGTCCGTAATTTTTATTCGGTATCTATATCGGGCTATCACATCGCTGAGGCTGGTGCCAATCCTATTACTCAACTGGCCTTTACGCTGGCAAACGGTTTTACTTACGTAGAATATTATTTGAGCAGGGGGATGCATATCGACGACTTCGCGCCTAACCTGTCGTTCTTTTTTAGTAACGGTATCGACCCGGAATATTCTGTAATTGGCCGCGTGGCCCGCCGCATCTGGGCAAAGGCCATTAAAAATAAATACAAAGGGAACGACCGCTCGCAAAAACTCAAATATCATATCCAAACCAGCGGCCGGTCATTGCATGCGCAGGAGATTGATTTTAACGATATCCGCACCACGCTGCAGGCACTTTATGCTATTTATGATAACTGCAATTCGCTGCATACCAATGCGTATGATGAGGCCATTACTACCCCTACAGAAGAATCGGTACGCCGGGCTATGGCGATACAGCTTATCATTAACCGTGAGTTGGGCCTTGCCAAAAATGAAAACCCGATACAGGGCGCTTTCATTATTGAAGAACTGACCGACCTGGTAGAGCAAGCCGTTCTTACCGAATTTAAGGCGCTGAATGACCGTGGTGGCGTACTGGGCGCCATGGAAACCATGTACCAGCGCGGTAAGATACAGGAGGAATCATTGTATTATGAAACCCTGAAACATAACGGCGAATACCCTATTGTAGGTGTTAACACATTTCTCAACAAAAAAGGTTCGCCAACTATTGTACCGGGTGAGGTGATCCGCGCCACTGAAGACGAAAAACAATACCAGATAGCCACGTTGGAGGCATTCCAGCACCGCAACCAGGAGCATATTGCTCAGCGGTTGAAAGAGCTGCAGCACACAG
This window contains:
- a CDS encoding methylmalonyl-CoA mutase family protein, which translates into the protein MESIAPYKSRYKIRFVTAASLFDGHDATINIMRRILQSSGAEVIHLGHNRSVDEVVNCAIQEDVQGIALTSYQGGHLEYFKYMHDLLAERGAGHIKIFGGGGGVFLPHEIDELQAYGIARIYSPDDGRTMGLQGMINDMLTQCDYPTVTQLNGEATKLQQKEPAAIARLISWAENTPPKPSPKERAFEKPNDQKVSPSGGDLEGVVLGITGTGGSGKSSLVDEIVRRFLLATDKTLAIISVDPSKRKTGGALLGDRIRMNAINNPRVYMRSLATRQANLALSKHVQESIDICKTAEFDLIIVETSGIGQSDTMITDYCDVSLYVMTPEFGAATQLEKIDMLDFADLVALNKYDKRGALDALRDVRKQYKRNHQLFTANDDDLPVYGTMASQFNDPGMNTLFAAIMKTIKAKTGVDLLERGSGSVERVPAGEEPEKIYIIPPDRNRYLAEIAESSKAYDEWVNEQCKIAQQLFQVNGVMELMGLTPALSKGEGVQKVAPIGGDLEGVLKALQAQFHPDCKRLLREWPETVKKYKAENFIYKVRDKEIKQPLYYTSLSQLQIPKIALPRYQAWGDVLRWLLTENVPGEFPYAAGVFPLKREGEDPTRMFAGEGGPERTNKRFHYVSLGQPAHRLSTAFDSVTLYGEDPHIRPDIYGKIGNSGVSIATLDDAKKLYSGFDLCDASTSVSMTINGPAPMLLGFFMNAAIDQQCEKYITEHKLEHLVEAKFKELYNDRGLERPKYNGLTPALSKGERVVLQIEGVKKRGYETADPALWGALPTGNNGLGLMLLGLTGDQVLPADVYEKIKAYAISTVRGTVQADILKEDQAQNTCIFSTEFALRMMGDMQQYFISEKVRNFYSVSISGYHIAEAGANPITQLAFTLANGFTYVEYYLSRGMHIDDFAPNLSFFFSNGIDPEYSVIGRVARRIWAKAIKNKYKGNDRSQKLKYHIQTSGRSLHAQEIDFNDIRTTLQALYAIYDNCNSLHTNAYDEAITTPTEESVRRAMAIQLIINRELGLAKNENPIQGAFIIEELTDLVEQAVLTEFKALNDRGGVLGAMETMYQRGKIQEESLYYETLKHNGEYPIVGVNTFLNKKGSPTIVPGEVIRATEDEKQYQIATLEAFQHRNQEHIAQRLKELQHTAISGGNIFESLMEVCKYCSLGQISHALYEVGGQYRRNM